One Micromonospora sp. FIMYZ51 genomic window carries:
- a CDS encoding cell division protein CrgA: MPKSQVRKKKVYTPPTDVRPTATAATRKPSPLWLPVSAVSLIVFGIGWLVVYYLSEQEYPVMELGYWNLAVGFGAMVASLILLSRWR, encoded by the coding sequence GTGCCCAAGTCTCAGGTCCGCAAGAAGAAGGTGTACACCCCGCCCACGGACGTCCGCCCGACGGCGACAGCGGCGACGCGCAAGCCGAGCCCACTCTGGCTGCCGGTCTCGGCGGTGTCGCTCATCGTGTTCGGCATCGGCTGGCTGGTGGTCTACTACCTCTCCGAGCAGGAATACCCGGTCATGGAGCTGGGTTACTGGAACCTCGCGGTGGGCTTCGGCGCGATGGTCGCCTCGTTGATCCTGCTCTCCCGCTGGCGCTGA
- a CDS encoding penicillin-binding protein 2, whose amino-acid sequence MNAPLRRVGVVVIVLFGLLFANLNWIQAYKADEYRTSDYNGRVQVAKYDRKRGNIEAGGTALAVSKETDGELKYLRTYPGGAKYAHVLGYEPVNGSATGLERAENDFLAGTSDQLIVNRLRDMVTGDRTAGGNVLLTLSRRAQDVAYDELRNNNRGAAKGAAIALDPRTGAVQALVSIPSFDPNPLSSHNTNEASTAYNKLEQERNRPLQNRALGEVLPPGSTFKIVVAAAALENGIGKDTNISAGPSYTPPTSGQSITNAAPSICPQSQVTLMKAVTDSCNTGFAKLGVQLGPDAIKEKAQAFGFEQEDLTVGRLGENGHPVAASRTGSMQNPDGGADPAALAQSSIGQRDVRMTPLEGAMIAAAVANNGSQMRPYLVRQLLAPDRTTVYDTANPRELRRPVSGQVATDLRDMMVSVVENGTGRNARINGYTVGGKTGTAQSAPDRPDHGWFIGFALDSGGNPVSAVCVVLEEAGSGGSAEAARIAGQIMRAAIAEPGGR is encoded by the coding sequence GTGAACGCACCCCTGCGCCGGGTCGGTGTCGTGGTCATCGTCCTGTTCGGCCTGCTCTTCGCAAACCTGAACTGGATCCAGGCCTACAAGGCCGACGAATACCGCACCAGCGACTACAACGGTCGAGTGCAGGTCGCCAAGTACGACCGCAAGCGGGGCAACATCGAGGCGGGCGGGACCGCCCTGGCGGTGAGCAAGGAAACCGACGGGGAGCTGAAGTACCTGCGCACCTACCCGGGCGGCGCGAAGTACGCGCACGTGCTCGGGTACGAGCCGGTGAACGGCTCCGCCACCGGCCTGGAACGGGCCGAGAACGACTTCCTCGCCGGCACCAGTGACCAGCTCATCGTCAACCGGCTGCGGGACATGGTCACCGGTGACCGGACCGCCGGTGGCAACGTGCTGCTCACCCTCTCTCGCCGGGCCCAGGACGTTGCGTACGACGAGCTGCGCAACAACAACCGGGGGGCGGCCAAGGGCGCGGCGATCGCCCTCGACCCGCGAACCGGGGCCGTGCAGGCGCTGGTCTCCATACCCAGCTTCGACCCGAACCCGCTGTCCAGCCACAACACCAACGAGGCGAGTACGGCGTACAACAAGCTGGAGCAGGAGCGTAACCGTCCGCTCCAGAACCGGGCGCTGGGCGAGGTGCTTCCGCCGGGCTCCACCTTCAAGATCGTGGTGGCCGCGGCCGCGCTGGAGAACGGGATCGGCAAGGACACCAACATCTCGGCCGGCCCGAGCTACACCCCGCCCACCTCCGGCCAGTCGATCACCAACGCCGCGCCGTCGATCTGTCCGCAGTCCCAGGTGACCCTGATGAAGGCGGTCACCGACTCCTGCAACACCGGCTTCGCCAAGCTCGGCGTGCAGCTCGGCCCGGACGCGATCAAGGAGAAGGCTCAGGCGTTCGGCTTCGAGCAGGAAGATCTGACCGTCGGCCGGCTCGGCGAGAACGGGCACCCCGTGGCGGCCAGCCGCACCGGCAGCATGCAGAACCCGGACGGCGGCGCCGACCCGGCGGCGCTGGCCCAGTCCTCGATCGGGCAGCGGGACGTGCGGATGACCCCGCTGGAGGGGGCCATGATCGCTGCGGCGGTCGCCAACAACGGCAGCCAGATGCGCCCGTACCTGGTACGGCAGCTACTCGCCCCGGACCGCACCACCGTCTACGACACCGCGAACCCCCGCGAGCTGCGTCGGCCGGTCAGCGGTCAGGTCGCCACCGACCTGCGGGACATGATGGTAAGCGTGGTGGAGAACGGCACCGGTCGCAACGCGCGGATCAACGGCTACACCGTCGGCGGCAAGACCGGTACCGCCCAGTCCGCGCCGGACCGGCCGGACCACGGCTGGTTCATCGGCTTCGCGCTCGACTCCGGCGGTAACCCGGTCTCCGCGGTTTGCGTGGTGCTCGAAGAGGCCGGCAGCGGTGGCAGCGCGGAGGCCGCGCGGATCGCGGGGCAGATCATGCGGGCCGCCATCGCCGAGCCCGGAGGGCGCTGA
- a CDS encoding DUF881 domain-containing protein, translating to MEYTSGAASWQKALRRLVAALLPRRPRQRRPGWSIGVPMIAAAAGLLFTTTASTAGGTALREDRRPQLTELIEDRRAQVAANEERAARLRREVESRTTDLADSDDTIKEQQQRAGASLGAAGFTALTGSGLTVELNDAPQLSSLPEGVENDDLVVHQGDVQAVVNALWAGGAEAMSIMDVRVLSTSAVRCVGNTLLLHGRVYSPPFKIVAIGDPAALRQALAASEGVRWFRDAVENYQLGYSERESTVTVPAFEDSTTLRSATVPR from the coding sequence GTGGAGTACACATCCGGCGCAGCCTCGTGGCAGAAGGCGCTGCGGCGGCTGGTCGCCGCGTTGCTGCCACGCCGGCCCCGGCAGCGCCGACCAGGCTGGTCCATCGGCGTACCGATGATCGCCGCCGCCGCTGGCCTGCTCTTCACCACCACCGCCAGCACCGCCGGCGGGACCGCGCTGCGCGAGGATCGACGCCCGCAGCTGACCGAGCTGATCGAGGACCGACGCGCCCAGGTGGCCGCCAACGAGGAACGCGCCGCGCGCCTGCGCCGGGAGGTCGAGAGCCGCACGACCGACCTCGCCGACTCGGACGACACGATCAAGGAGCAGCAGCAGCGGGCCGGCGCGAGTCTCGGCGCGGCCGGCTTCACCGCCCTCACCGGCTCCGGGCTGACGGTCGAGCTCAACGACGCGCCGCAGCTCAGCAGCCTGCCCGAGGGGGTCGAGAACGACGACCTGGTCGTCCACCAGGGCGACGTCCAAGCGGTGGTCAACGCGCTCTGGGCCGGCGGCGCCGAAGCCATGTCAATCATGGACGTGCGCGTCCTGAGCACCAGCGCGGTACGCTGCGTGGGTAACACCCTGCTGCTGCACGGCCGGGTGTACTCCCCACCTTTCAAGATCGTAGCAATTGGCGATCCCGCCGCCCTCCGGCAGGCCCTCGCCGCTTCCGAGGGAGTCCGGTGGTTCAGGGACGCAGTCGAGAACTATCAGCTCGGCTACTCCGAGCGGGAGTCGACGGTCACCGTTCCCGCGTTCGAGGATTCCACCACCCTGCGCTCCGCCACGGTGCCGAGGTGA
- a CDS encoding (Fe-S)-binding protein, with the protein MGSVQIVTTILAAAITAVAVWLAVRAVMKMVAVIRLGQPDPSRFGDPVSRTKTMLAETAGHTRMLRWSVVGAAHWFVMVGFIVLSLLVLEAYFEVVSPTGGLPLIGSWTIYGLVTEWIGILGIVGIAVLIAIRVANRPNRAGRRSRFTGSTMWQGYFVEAVVLAVLIMGFLIRGFKVATDHFEYPTWATPLSHAVGSALPGWEAGVSIAALIKIAISMTWLIVISLNVTMGVAWHRFLAFPNIFFKRNPGKTGSGLGALRPMMSDGKPLDFEEADPEKDQFGVAQVEQFTWKGLLDFSTCTECGRCQSQCPAWNTGKPLSPKLLVLSLRDHAYAKAPYLLAGGGKDLTGEEKATAAQLAHVDVLALAEAEKPLIGDAEAGGVIDPDVLWSCTTCGACVEQCPVDIEHVDHIVDMRRYQVLIESSFPSEAGVMLRNLENKGNPWGAPQNTREDWTKGLDFEVPRVGEVEDFEYLFWVGCAGAFEDRAKKTTRAVATLLNEAGVSFAILGEGETCSGDPARRIGNEFVFQMLAQQNVETLNEAFEGREKAKRKIVATCPHCFNTLGNEYGQLGGEFEVVHHTQLLAHLVATGKLTPVQPVDGGVTYHDPCYLGRHNRVFTPPREVLGSAIAGGSGGAADGGLVEMPRNSERSFCCGAGGARMWMEERIGKRINVDRVEEAMSTGARTVAVGCPFCSTMLSDGVNGKGAGEQVEVVDVASVLLRSVKPEQPTASAQEPVGN; encoded by the coding sequence ATGGGCAGCGTCCAGATCGTCACCACGATCCTCGCGGCCGCCATCACCGCCGTGGCGGTGTGGCTTGCCGTGCGCGCGGTCATGAAGATGGTGGCGGTGATCCGGCTGGGTCAGCCCGACCCGTCCCGCTTCGGCGACCCGGTCAGCCGCACGAAGACAATGCTCGCGGAGACCGCCGGGCACACCCGGATGCTCCGCTGGAGCGTGGTGGGTGCCGCGCACTGGTTCGTGATGGTCGGCTTCATCGTGCTGTCGCTGCTGGTGCTCGAAGCGTACTTCGAGGTGGTCTCGCCGACCGGCGGGCTGCCGCTGATCGGCAGCTGGACGATCTATGGCCTGGTCACCGAGTGGATCGGCATCCTGGGCATCGTCGGCATCGCGGTGTTGATCGCCATCCGGGTGGCCAACCGGCCGAACCGGGCCGGCCGCCGGTCGCGGTTCACCGGGTCCACCATGTGGCAGGGCTACTTCGTCGAAGCGGTCGTCCTGGCCGTCCTGATCATGGGTTTCCTGATCCGTGGCTTCAAGGTCGCCACCGACCACTTCGAGTACCCGACCTGGGCCACCCCGCTCAGCCACGCGGTCGGCTCGGCGCTGCCGGGCTGGGAGGCCGGCGTCAGCATCGCCGCCCTCATCAAGATCGCCATCTCGATGACCTGGCTCATCGTGATCTCGCTGAACGTCACCATGGGGGTGGCCTGGCACCGCTTCCTCGCCTTCCCCAACATCTTCTTCAAGCGCAACCCGGGTAAGACCGGCTCCGGCCTCGGCGCGCTGCGGCCGATGATGAGCGACGGCAAGCCGCTGGACTTCGAAGAGGCCGACCCGGAAAAGGACCAGTTCGGCGTCGCCCAGGTCGAGCAGTTCACCTGGAAGGGCCTGCTGGACTTCAGCACCTGCACCGAGTGTGGCCGGTGCCAGTCGCAGTGCCCGGCCTGGAACACCGGCAAGCCGCTGTCGCCGAAGCTGCTGGTGCTCAGCCTGCGCGACCACGCCTACGCCAAGGCGCCCTACCTGCTGGCGGGCGGCGGCAAGGACCTGACCGGCGAGGAGAAGGCCACCGCCGCCCAGCTCGCCCACGTCGACGTACTGGCACTTGCCGAGGCGGAGAAGCCGCTGATCGGCGACGCCGAGGCGGGCGGTGTGATCGACCCGGACGTGCTCTGGTCGTGCACCACCTGCGGTGCCTGTGTGGAGCAGTGCCCGGTCGACATCGAGCACGTCGACCACATCGTCGACATGCGCCGATACCAGGTGCTCATCGAGTCCAGCTTCCCCTCGGAGGCCGGCGTGATGCTGCGCAACCTGGAGAACAAGGGCAATCCCTGGGGTGCGCCGCAGAACACCCGCGAGGACTGGACCAAGGGCCTCGACTTCGAGGTTCCCCGGGTCGGCGAGGTGGAGGACTTCGAGTACCTGTTCTGGGTGGGTTGCGCCGGTGCCTTCGAGGACCGGGCCAAGAAGACCACCCGCGCGGTGGCCACCCTGCTGAACGAGGCGGGCGTCTCGTTCGCCATCCTCGGCGAGGGCGAGACCTGCTCGGGTGACCCCGCTCGACGGATCGGCAACGAGTTCGTCTTCCAGATGCTCGCCCAGCAGAACGTGGAGACCCTGAACGAGGCGTTCGAGGGGCGCGAGAAGGCCAAGCGCAAGATCGTCGCGACCTGCCCGCACTGCTTCAACACGCTCGGCAACGAGTACGGCCAGCTCGGCGGCGAGTTCGAGGTGGTGCACCACACCCAGCTGCTGGCCCACCTGGTCGCCACCGGAAAGCTCACCCCGGTGCAGCCGGTCGACGGCGGGGTGACCTACCACGACCCGTGCTACCTCGGTCGACACAACCGGGTGTTCACCCCGCCGCGCGAGGTGCTGGGCAGCGCCATTGCCGGTGGATCCGGCGGCGCTGCGGACGGCGGTCTCGTCGAGATGCCGCGTAACAGCGAGCGTTCCTTCTGCTGCGGCGCCGGTGGCGCCCGGATGTGGATGGAGGAGCGGATCGGCAAGCGGATCAACGTCGACCGGGTGGAGGAGGCCATGTCCACCGGGGCGAGGACGGTGGCCGTCGGCTGCCCGTTCTGCTCGACGATGCTCAGCGACGGGGTGAACGGCAAGGGTGCCGGTGAGCAGGTCGAGGTGGTCGACGTGGCAAGCGTCCTGCTCCGGTCGGTCAAGCCCGAACAGCCGACCGCCTCGGCGCAGGAGCCGGTCGGCAACTGA
- a CDS encoding YdcF family protein: MTAGEGAEQTSVPDPPGRARRWRWLTRLVAAGLAVLLLVSLPWLWTTVAARGHLHPADQAPNADVVIVLGTAVTEDGHQPGIRLAGRLETAAELVHRQRARVVLVSGDGGGLSGDETAAMTAHLTGQLGVDPRRVVADPHGLDTYDSCLRAREVYGIERALIVTQSYHLSRAVTLCRQLGIDADGVPARCSGCGRALLLEKAVRDYFASGKAAWDVIRHRPAAVDSPAHPGIADALSN; this comes from the coding sequence GTGACCGCCGGGGAGGGCGCCGAACAGACGTCGGTGCCCGACCCGCCGGGCCGGGCGAGGCGGTGGCGGTGGCTGACCCGGCTGGTCGCCGCCGGGTTGGCGGTGCTGCTGCTCGTCAGCCTGCCCTGGCTCTGGACGACGGTCGCCGCCCGGGGACACCTGCACCCGGCCGACCAGGCACCCAACGCCGATGTGGTGATCGTTCTCGGCACCGCGGTGACCGAGGACGGACACCAGCCGGGCATCCGGCTGGCCGGCCGACTGGAGACCGCCGCCGAACTCGTGCACCGCCAGCGGGCCCGGGTGGTGCTGGTCTCCGGCGACGGCGGCGGGTTGTCGGGCGACGAGACGGCGGCGATGACCGCCCACCTCACCGGGCAACTCGGCGTCGATCCGCGCCGGGTCGTCGCCGACCCGCACGGCCTGGACACCTACGACAGCTGCCTGCGGGCCCGCGAGGTGTACGGCATCGAGCGAGCCCTGATCGTCACCCAGTCCTACCACCTGTCCCGGGCGGTGACCCTCTGCCGGCAGCTGGGCATCGACGCCGACGGGGTGCCCGCCCGCTGCTCGGGCTGTGGCCGGGCGCTGCTGCTGGAGAAGGCGGTACGGGACTACTTCGCCAGCGGCAAGGCGGCCTGGGACGTGATCCGGCACCGGCCGGCCGCCGTCGACTCGCCCGCGCACCCCGGCATCGCCGACGCGCTAAGCAACTGA
- a CDS encoding aminodeoxychorismate/anthranilate synthase component II, whose product MRVLVIDNYDSFVFNLVQYLGQLGVECEVRRNDEIELAEVGQVGAAGVLLSPGPGSPDRAGICLDLIRAYAGKVPIFGVCLGHQAIGEAFGATVTRAPELLHGKTSQVRHDNTGVLAGLPDPFTATRYHSLAVLRETLPPELEVTGWTAGGIVMAMRHRTLPIEGVQFHPESVLTEGGHLMLANWLASCGHPEALERAPELAAEVDARRRAAFAA is encoded by the coding sequence ATGCGCGTCCTGGTGATCGACAACTACGACTCGTTCGTTTTCAACCTGGTGCAGTATCTCGGGCAACTCGGCGTCGAGTGCGAGGTACGGCGCAACGACGAGATCGAGCTGGCCGAGGTGGGGCAGGTCGGTGCGGCCGGCGTACTGCTCTCACCCGGGCCGGGCAGTCCTGACCGGGCCGGCATCTGCCTGGACCTGATCCGCGCGTACGCGGGCAAGGTGCCGATCTTCGGCGTCTGCCTGGGCCATCAGGCGATCGGCGAGGCGTTCGGGGCCACGGTCACCCGTGCCCCGGAGCTGCTGCACGGCAAGACCTCGCAGGTCCGGCACGACAACACCGGCGTCCTCGCCGGTCTGCCCGACCCGTTCACCGCCACCCGCTACCACTCCCTCGCGGTGCTGCGCGAAACGTTGCCGCCCGAGCTGGAGGTGACCGGGTGGACCGCTGGCGGGATCGTGATGGCGATGCGCCATCGCACCCTGCCGATCGAGGGCGTCCAGTTCCATCCGGAATCGGTGCTCACCGAGGGTGGCCACCTGATGCTTGCCAACTGGCTCGCCAGCTGTGGTCATCCCGAGGCGCTGGAGCGGGCTCCCGAGCTGGCCGCCGAGGTCGACGCCCGCCGACGCGCCGCATTCGCCGCCTGA
- the pknB gene encoding Stk1 family PASTA domain-containing Ser/Thr kinase produces MTAQARLLGGRYQVGELLGYGGMAEVHRGRDLRLGRDVAIKMLRADLARDATFQMRFRREAQNAASLNHPAIVAVYDTGEEQAPTGETLPFIVMEFVNGRTLKEVLGAEGRLQPRRALEICADMCAALEFSHRHGIIHRDIKPGNVMLTQTGQVKVMDFGIARALASGATTMTQTSAVIGTAQYLSPEQARGEAVDARSDVYAAGCVLFELLCGHPPFVGDSPVSVAYQHVREAPPTPSDLNPDVNPAVDAIVLKALSKNPLNRYQSAGEMRADLLRAAAGRPVMATPVMREDETVAMAAAAPGYPAGGATQTRQIPARVGDPRQRRASSWLIAVFAALGVLAVIALVAALWLNQRDPADVPVPTLTGMTQQEAFARIQQDGFQPALGDEVFDKDCEKDKVASQTPPAGEQVAPDSTVTVSLCGGAPEVTIPSLVGSTQAAAEERLKELNLEVKIAEKDDAAAKGQVLAVDPAEGEKVAEETVVTLTVSKGNVVRVPNVVGLSEADAKKALKDAGLDANVEIGPEVPAAQAGRVTDQNPNANTQRTKGSKVTIFVSVEEPEDPDPPTQTPPTGTPTPTTPPPDGDDDGGGGGGSGGGGPVLPTVPPFRLPGE; encoded by the coding sequence ATGACAGCCCAGGCCCGCCTGCTCGGTGGCAGGTACCAGGTCGGCGAGCTGCTCGGGTATGGCGGCATGGCCGAGGTGCACCGCGGTCGCGACCTGCGGCTCGGCCGGGATGTCGCGATCAAGATGCTTCGGGCTGATCTCGCCCGGGACGCCACCTTCCAGATGCGCTTCCGCCGGGAGGCGCAGAACGCCGCCTCGCTCAACCACCCCGCCATCGTCGCCGTCTACGACACCGGGGAGGAGCAGGCCCCCACCGGGGAAACCCTCCCGTTCATCGTGATGGAGTTCGTGAACGGGCGCACCTTGAAGGAGGTGCTCGGCGCCGAGGGCCGGCTACAGCCCCGGCGGGCGCTGGAGATCTGCGCCGACATGTGCGCGGCGCTGGAGTTCAGCCACCGGCACGGCATCATCCACCGGGACATCAAGCCCGGCAACGTGATGCTCACCCAGACCGGCCAGGTCAAGGTGATGGACTTCGGCATCGCCCGGGCGCTGGCCAGCGGTGCCACCACGATGACGCAGACCAGCGCGGTCATCGGCACCGCACAATATCTCTCTCCGGAGCAGGCCCGGGGCGAGGCCGTCGATGCCCGCTCCGACGTGTACGCGGCCGGCTGCGTGCTGTTCGAGCTGCTCTGCGGCCACCCGCCGTTCGTCGGCGACAGCCCGGTAAGCGTCGCGTACCAGCATGTCCGGGAGGCCCCGCCGACCCCGAGCGACCTCAACCCGGACGTCAACCCGGCGGTCGACGCGATCGTGCTCAAGGCGCTGTCGAAGAACCCGCTCAACCGCTACCAGAGCGCCGGCGAGATGCGGGCGGATCTGCTCCGCGCGGCGGCCGGCCGGCCGGTGATGGCGACGCCGGTGATGCGCGAGGACGAGACCGTGGCGATGGCCGCGGCGGCCCCGGGCTATCCGGCGGGCGGTGCGACGCAGACCCGGCAGATCCCGGCCCGGGTGGGTGATCCGCGCCAGCGCCGCGCCTCGTCGTGGCTGATCGCCGTCTTCGCCGCGCTCGGTGTGCTCGCGGTGATCGCCCTGGTCGCCGCCCTCTGGTTGAACCAGCGGGATCCGGCGGACGTGCCGGTGCCGACGCTCACCGGGATGACCCAGCAGGAGGCGTTCGCCCGAATCCAGCAGGACGGCTTCCAGCCGGCGCTCGGCGACGAGGTGTTCGACAAGGACTGCGAGAAGGACAAGGTGGCCAGCCAGACCCCGCCCGCCGGGGAACAGGTGGCACCGGACAGCACGGTGACCGTCTCGCTCTGCGGCGGCGCGCCCGAGGTGACCATCCCGTCGCTGGTCGGCAGCACCCAGGCCGCCGCCGAGGAGCGGCTGAAGGAGCTGAACCTCGAGGTCAAGATCGCGGAGAAGGACGACGCCGCCGCCAAGGGGCAGGTGCTGGCGGTCGACCCGGCCGAGGGCGAGAAGGTGGCCGAGGAGACCGTGGTCACCCTGACCGTCTCCAAGGGGAACGTCGTCCGGGTGCCGAACGTGGTGGGCCTCAGCGAGGCCGACGCGAAGAAGGCGCTGAAGGACGCCGGCCTCGATGCCAATGTGGAGATCGGTCCCGAGGTGCCCGCCGCTCAGGCCGGCCGGGTCACCGACCAGAACCCGAACGCCAATACCCAGCGCACCAAGGGCAGCAAGGTGACCATCTTCGTGTCGGTGGAGGAGCCGGAGGACCCGGACCCGCCGACCCAGACGCCGCCCACCGGTACGCCCACCCCCACCACGCCCCCGCCCGACGGCGATGACGACGGCGGCGGTGGTGGTGGTAGTGGCGGCGGCGGTCCGGTCCTGCCCACCGTCCCGCCGTTCCGCCTGCCCGGCGAGTGA
- a CDS encoding class E sortase — MSQQPDGRHRDQADESTAFIPKVERPEPAPAQPRATLPWPDPVAPRPAERPGDRAPQAQRPTDLGRWDAQQPHREQAAASGRWDNQLNREQAAAGRWDAQPNREQAIAPGHWDAQPKRDQAGGGWDAATSQWDTAPGRQQPAADRWSATPGQRPDHNGWQPGGSPADKRNGSAAPTGQSGIPGEPTPWRDAFQPSRPPAARQPDLGPPPPTAGPAQPDAAPPRPTPAGAPANGTPPVGRGHEQQPYPGQENQPGWRSQDTQPAEQVGGQQRPATPQSYAAQPTPGGTPQGSVAPSAPTTAQHQNQPHPNQPHPNQQPWATPARPAETTGAHGAEPARPSGGHSADQGGWSAEGPTTLMPKIGGAATPTGASERPGPQAAAPPAVGGGTPSGFPRPGEATRPGPSSGPPPANAASLADAPTATLAITNQPISPGTPNRQHSPTGPGTPNRQHSPTGPAASNEPSSPTAPNRQSGPATPQRPVDPAATALIPAVTGATGPGSQPALDSTALMGAVPRPPKKEGDPADGADEPAEQPKPRRGDRVVQLRAQQTGEGYKSVYSELTRPSIWSRVRAGLRVGGELLITFGLVVLLFAGYEIWGKSAIVDAHQGDLSEQLAQAWGPEGDPTVAPSASPSSKPRPPVHGKPIALLAIPKIDKEWIVVEGVTQKDIRYAPGHYPDSAMPGEVGNFSVAGHRNRATFWRLDELRKGDPILVEGRTEWYVYQVTDSRIVKPSQVEVVAPVPGRPGQKPTKRMLTLTTCNPKFDNYERLIVHAELTRTQPKSEGRPAELGA; from the coding sequence ATGAGCCAACAACCCGACGGCCGGCACCGCGACCAGGCCGACGAGTCCACCGCCTTCATACCCAAGGTCGAGCGCCCGGAGCCCGCACCGGCCCAGCCGCGGGCGACCCTGCCCTGGCCGGACCCGGTGGCACCGCGTCCCGCGGAGCGCCCCGGCGACCGAGCCCCCCAGGCCCAGCGCCCGACCGACCTCGGCCGCTGGGACGCCCAGCAGCCCCACCGCGAGCAGGCCGCCGCCTCCGGTCGCTGGGACAACCAGCTCAACCGCGAACAGGCCGCCGCCGGTCGCTGGGACGCTCAGCCCAATCGGGAGCAGGCCATCGCACCGGGCCATTGGGACGCTCAGCCGAAGCGGGACCAGGCCGGCGGCGGTTGGGACGCCGCGACCAGTCAATGGGACACCGCGCCGGGCCGGCAGCAGCCGGCAGCGGACCGGTGGAGCGCCACGCCCGGCCAGCGTCCCGACCACAACGGCTGGCAACCGGGCGGGAGCCCGGCCGACAAGCGCAACGGCTCCGCCGCGCCGACCGGTCAGTCCGGCATCCCTGGCGAGCCGACCCCCTGGCGGGACGCCTTCCAGCCGAGCCGTCCCCCCGCCGCGCGGCAACCGGACCTCGGGCCGCCGCCGCCGACTGCCGGGCCGGCCCAGCCGGACGCCGCGCCGCCTCGGCCCACCCCGGCCGGCGCACCGGCGAACGGCACGCCGCCGGTCGGACGGGGCCACGAGCAGCAGCCGTACCCCGGGCAAGAGAATCAGCCCGGCTGGAGGTCCCAGGACACCCAGCCCGCCGAGCAGGTTGGCGGCCAGCAACGACCGGCCACCCCCCAGTCGTACGCCGCACAGCCCACGCCCGGCGGCACCCCGCAGGGGTCGGTTGCGCCCTCGGCGCCCACCACTGCGCAGCACCAGAACCAGCCGCATCCGAACCAGCCGCACCCGAACCAGCAGCCGTGGGCGACGCCGGCCCGGCCGGCGGAGACCACCGGCGCCCACGGTGCCGAGCCCGCCCGGCCCTCCGGCGGCCACAGCGCCGACCAGGGCGGCTGGTCGGCCGAGGGACCGACCACGCTGATGCCGAAAATCGGCGGTGCCGCGACCCCGACCGGGGCGTCGGAGCGGCCCGGCCCGCAAGCGGCTGCCCCGCCGGCAGTCGGGGGCGGTACACCGTCCGGTTTTCCTCGACCGGGTGAGGCGACCCGTCCCGGCCCGAGCAGCGGGCCGCCCCCGGCGAACGCGGCCAGCCTTGCCGACGCACCGACGGCCACCCTGGCCATCACCAACCAACCGATTAGCCCGGGTACGCCGAACCGGCAGCACAGCCCAACCGGCCCGGGTACGCCGAACCGGCAGCACAGCCCGACCGGCCCAGCTGCGTCGAACGAGCCGAGCAGCCCGACCGCGCCGAACCGGCAGAGCGGGCCGGCAACGCCGCAGCGGCCGGTGGATCCGGCGGCCACCGCGCTCATCCCGGCGGTCACCGGGGCCACCGGGCCGGGTAGTCAGCCGGCGCTGGACTCAACCGCGCTGATGGGCGCGGTGCCCCGGCCGCCGAAGAAGGAGGGGGACCCGGCGGACGGTGCCGACGAGCCCGCCGAGCAACCCAAGCCGCGGCGGGGCGACCGGGTGGTTCAGCTGCGCGCCCAGCAGACCGGTGAGGGCTACAAGAGTGTCTACTCGGAGCTGACCCGCCCTTCGATCTGGTCCCGGGTCCGGGCCGGCCTGCGCGTCGGCGGCGAGCTGTTGATCACCTTCGGCCTGGTGGTGCTCCTCTTCGCCGGCTACGAGATCTGGGGCAAGTCGGCGATCGTCGACGCGCACCAGGGCGACCTGAGCGAGCAACTGGCACAGGCGTGGGGCCCGGAAGGCGATCCGACGGTGGCTCCCTCGGCCAGCCCGTCCAGCAAGCCGCGACCGCCGGTGCACGGCAAGCCGATCGCGCTGCTCGCCATTCCGAAGATCGACAAGGAATGGATCGTGGTCGAGGGCGTCACCCAGAAGGACATCCGGTACGCCCCGGGCCACTACCCGGACAGCGCCATGCCGGGTGAGGTCGGGAACTTCTCCGTCGCCGGACACCGGAACCGGGCCACCTTCTGGCGGCTGGACGAGCTGCGCAAGGGCGACCCGATCCTGGTCGAGGGTCGCACCGAGTGGTACGTCTACCAGGTCACCGACAGCCGGATCGTGAAGCCGTCCCAGGTCGAGGTGGTCGCCCCGGTCCCGGGCCGGCCGGGTCAGAAGCCGACCAAGCGGATGCTGACCCTGACCACCTGCAACCCCAAGTTCGACAACTACGAGCGGTTGATCGTGCACGCCGAGTTGACGCGTACCCAGCCGAAGTCCGAGGGACGTCCGGCGGAGCTGGGGGCCTGA